In Planctomycetia bacterium, one DNA window encodes the following:
- the tadA gene encoding Flp pilus assembly complex ATPase component TadA, translated as MNLGDILLEQKAITPEQLRAANEQCGPTDRLDRVLVRLGFCTETTVLEALGALYHFDVVDLTSPGIKVDLDILRKMPSKLVHRSKLIPLDRVNGSIRVATPDPFQIYAFDELRMLCGLEVRPVLAKESEINEIIKKHFGVGGDTVSQLVEDDGLEVVSEVGESAGDLAQMAEDASVIKLVNEILLEAINERASDVHIEPYEHDLKIRYRVDGVLRNTNVPPQIRQLQAAIISRIKILANLNIAERRVPQDGSFKIKVHSREIDLRVSIIPMVFGEGVVMRILDKQAILLSMSDLGFQDAMRKQFEHVISQPHGILLVTGPTGSGKTTTLYAALNSIKSDEIKTLTVEDPVEYHLEGINQVGVNLKAGLTFAKGMRAFLRHDPDVIMVGEIRDLETAETAVQASLTGHFVLSTLHTNDAPSATTRLLDMGVEPFLVSSSLEAVLAQRLIRTICKHCKEEYLPEKHEIPPDFNYQGEKLFRGRGCRECRNTGYSGRKGLFELMVMDDDLRELVLQRSSAGKIRNLAIQHGMVQLRDDGWEKVRKGITTLSEVVQATKG; from the coding sequence ATGAATCTCGGTGATATTCTCCTGGAACAAAAGGCCATCACGCCGGAGCAGCTCCGCGCGGCCAACGAGCAATGCGGTCCGACCGATCGCCTGGATCGCGTGCTGGTGCGTTTGGGCTTCTGCACCGAGACGACGGTGCTGGAGGCGCTGGGGGCGTTGTATCATTTCGACGTGGTGGACCTGACGTCGCCGGGCATCAAGGTGGATTTGGACATCCTCCGCAAGATGCCGTCGAAGCTGGTGCATCGGTCGAAGCTGATACCGCTGGACCGGGTGAACGGTTCGATTCGGGTCGCCACGCCGGATCCGTTTCAGATTTATGCATTTGACGAGTTACGAATGCTCTGCGGTCTGGAAGTGCGACCGGTCCTCGCGAAAGAGAGCGAGATCAACGAGATCATCAAGAAGCACTTCGGCGTCGGCGGCGACACGGTCAGCCAGTTGGTGGAAGACGACGGGCTGGAAGTCGTCAGCGAGGTCGGCGAATCGGCCGGCGACCTGGCGCAGATGGCCGAGGACGCCAGCGTCATCAAGCTGGTGAACGAGATTCTCCTCGAAGCGATCAACGAACGGGCGAGCGACGTTCACATCGAGCCGTACGAGCACGATTTGAAGATCCGCTATCGCGTGGACGGCGTTTTGCGGAACACCAACGTGCCGCCGCAGATTCGCCAATTGCAGGCGGCGATCATCAGCCGCATCAAGATTCTGGCGAATCTGAACATCGCCGAGCGCCGCGTGCCGCAGGACGGCAGCTTCAAGATCAAGGTCCACTCGCGCGAGATCGACCTTCGCGTCAGCATCATTCCGATGGTGTTCGGCGAGGGCGTGGTCATGCGTATTCTCGACAAGCAGGCGATTCTGCTGTCGATGTCGGACCTGGGCTTCCAGGACGCGATGCGCAAGCAGTTCGAGCACGTCATCAGCCAGCCGCACGGCATTCTGCTGGTGACCGGACCGACCGGAAGCGGTAAGACGACCACGCTGTACGCCGCCCTGAACAGCATCAAAAGTGACGAGATCAAGACACTCACCGTCGAGGATCCGGTCGAATACCACCTCGAGGGGATCAACCAGGTCGGCGTGAATCTCAAAGCCGGGCTGACGTTCGCCAAGGGCATGCGCGCGTTTCTTCGACACGACCCCGACGTCATCATGGTCGGTGAGATTCGCGATCTGGAGACCGCCGAAACGGCGGTGCAGGCATCGCTGACCGGTCACTTCGTCCTGTCGACGCTCCACACAAACGATGCGCCGAGCGCGACGACGCGCTTGCTGGACATGGGCGTGGAGCCGTTTCTGGTTTCCAGTTCGCTGGAAGCGGTGCTGGCCCAGCGTCTGATTCGCACGATCTGCAAGCATTGCAAGGAAGAGTACCTGCCGGAAAAGCACGAGATCCCGCCGGACTTCAACTACCAGGGCGAGAAGCTGTTCCGCGGGCGCGGCTGCCGCGAGTGTCGCAACACCGGTTATTCCGGCCGGAAGGGCCTGTTTGAATTGATGGTAATGGATGACGACCTTCGCGAGCTGGTCCTGCAACGATCAAGCGCCGGCAAGATTCGCAATCTGGCCATCCAGCATGGGATGGTTCAACTTCGAGACGACGGATGGGAAAAGGTGCGCAAGGGCATCACGACCCTCTCCGAAGTCGTGCAGGCGACCAAAGGATAG
- a CDS encoding acyl-CoA dehydrogenase family protein, translating into MNDTITTSGPIGYGYELDEDHAMLRESIRDFARNVVAPGAMERDLKGEFPREIIRQLGEMGYQGICIPEQYGGPGLDALASAIVVEELSYADASVGVINSVQNSLVIDPILKFGNEAQKKAWLPKMASGEWLNCFSLSEAGSGSDAGAMKCRAELKGNEWIINGTKMWVTNGAEADVILLFVRTDEGDRRNASCLLVPKDTPGVTVGKHEDKLGIRGSSTTELIFENARVPAENLIGERGSGLKIALTAIDGGRLGIAAQAVGIAQAALDRSTDYALQRRQFGKSLSEFQAIQWKIADMAVRIEASRALLYKGCWLKAQGAHSLHIPAMAKVFASETATFCANHAIQIFGGMGYCRESEVERYLRDAKITEIYEGTSEMQRMTIAESLIREPQRVSAV; encoded by the coding sequence ATGAACGACACGATAACGACATCAGGCCCCATCGGGTACGGCTATGAGCTGGACGAGGATCACGCGATGCTTCGCGAGAGCATTCGCGATTTCGCACGGAACGTGGTGGCGCCGGGGGCGATGGAGCGCGACCTCAAGGGCGAGTTCCCGCGTGAGATCATTCGGCAGCTGGGTGAGATGGGGTACCAGGGCATCTGCATTCCGGAGCAGTACGGCGGCCCGGGGTTGGACGCGTTGGCGTCGGCGATCGTCGTGGAAGAGCTGTCGTATGCCGATGCATCGGTCGGCGTGATCAACAGCGTGCAGAACTCGCTGGTGATCGACCCGATACTGAAGTTCGGGAACGAAGCGCAGAAGAAGGCGTGGCTGCCGAAGATGGCGTCGGGCGAGTGGCTGAATTGTTTTTCGTTGAGCGAGGCCGGCAGCGGTTCGGATGCCGGCGCGATGAAATGCCGGGCCGAGTTGAAGGGCAACGAGTGGATCATCAACGGCACGAAGATGTGGGTGACCAACGGGGCCGAGGCGGACGTGATCCTGTTGTTTGTGCGGACGGATGAGGGCGACCGGCGCAATGCGAGCTGCCTGCTGGTGCCGAAGGACACACCGGGCGTGACGGTCGGCAAGCATGAAGACAAACTGGGGATTCGCGGCAGCAGCACGACGGAGTTGATTTTCGAGAATGCCAGGGTTCCGGCGGAGAATCTCATCGGGGAGCGCGGCAGCGGGCTGAAGATCGCGCTTACGGCGATCGACGGTGGCCGGCTGGGCATCGCGGCGCAGGCGGTGGGCATCGCGCAGGCGGCGCTGGATCGCTCGACGGATTACGCTCTGCAACGCCGGCAATTCGGCAAGAGTCTGTCGGAGTTTCAGGCGATACAATGGAAGATCGCCGACATGGCGGTGCGGATCGAGGCGTCGCGCGCGTTGCTGTACAAGGGCTGCTGGCTGAAGGCGCAGGGGGCGCACTCGCTGCACATTCCGGCGATGGCCAAGGTGTTCGCCTCCGAGACGGCCACGTTCTGCGCGAACCACGCCATTCAGATCTTCGGCGGCATGGGCTACTGCCGCGAGAGCGAAGTCGAGCGCTACCTGCGTGACGCGAAAATCACCGAGATCTACGAAGGCACGAGCGAGATGCAGCGCATGACGATCGCGGAGAGTCTCATCCGCGAGCCGCAGCGCGTTTCGGCGGTGTGA
- a CDS encoding MmgE/PrpD family protein, which translates to MLLAEKLARWTHKLKYSDLTKDAIHECKRRFIDSLGTALGAYKSKPATIARATAAALPIKNGGSVVIGTNLRTTPELAAFANGAHIRYLDYNDTYLSKEPAHPSDNIAATLAVAQAANRSGKDLILATIIAYEIQCRLCDAASLRAHGFDHVTYGAFSATLGAAKLWGMSVEEMIHAQGLAGVCNIATRQTRTGQISMWKACAFSNACRNAIFAANLARQGFTGPHEIFEGPKGVFKMLTKTPFDVQLGSKSGGYMINKTYIKFWPAEYHAQSSIDAALQIRKQFMADGYKWQDIAKLEMESFEAAVSIIGSEPEKWRPTSRETADHSMGYMTIAALIDGDVTRETFSPRKFTNKKYLDLLDNTTIVEADDLNAGYPDGIPNRLKLHMKDGRIYQMTVTYPRGHAGNPMTDDEVEYKFSTLAEGVIPERLQRKLLDQMWSLDKARDVRKLWAFPVSK; encoded by the coding sequence ATGTTGCTCGCGGAAAAGCTCGCCCGCTGGACCCACAAGCTCAAGTATTCCGACCTCACCAAGGATGCCATTCACGAGTGCAAGCGCCGATTCATTGATTCGCTCGGAACCGCATTGGGCGCTTACAAATCCAAGCCCGCGACCATTGCCCGCGCCACCGCAGCCGCCCTGCCCATCAAGAACGGCGGTTCCGTCGTCATCGGCACGAACCTCCGAACAACGCCCGAGCTCGCCGCCTTCGCCAACGGCGCCCACATCCGCTACCTCGATTACAACGACACGTACCTGTCTAAAGAACCGGCACATCCGTCCGATAATATCGCCGCCACCCTCGCCGTCGCTCAAGCCGCCAACCGATCCGGCAAGGACTTGATCCTCGCCACCATCATCGCGTACGAAATCCAGTGCCGGCTCTGCGATGCGGCCTCGCTTCGCGCGCACGGCTTCGATCATGTCACGTACGGCGCCTTCAGCGCGACGCTCGGGGCGGCCAAGCTCTGGGGCATGTCCGTCGAGGAAATGATCCACGCGCAGGGACTGGCCGGCGTCTGCAACATCGCCACGCGGCAGACCCGTACCGGGCAAATTTCCATGTGGAAGGCCTGCGCCTTCTCGAACGCCTGCCGCAATGCGATCTTCGCCGCCAACCTGGCGCGACAAGGCTTCACCGGCCCGCACGAAATCTTCGAAGGCCCAAAGGGCGTCTTCAAAATGCTCACCAAGACCCCCTTTGACGTGCAGCTCGGCTCCAAATCCGGCGGATACATGATCAACAAAACTTACATCAAGTTCTGGCCCGCCGAGTATCACGCCCAAAGCTCCATCGACGCCGCCCTGCAAATCCGAAAGCAGTTCATGGCCGACGGCTACAAATGGCAGGACATTGCCAAGCTTGAAATGGAATCCTTCGAAGCCGCCGTCTCCATCATCGGCAGCGAGCCGGAGAAGTGGCGGCCCACCAGCCGTGAGACCGCCGATCACAGCATGGGCTACATGACCATCGCCGCCCTCATCGACGGCGACGTGACGCGCGAAACCTTCTCACCCAGAAAATTCACCAACAAGAAATACCTCGATCTTCTCGACAACACCACCATCGTCGAGGCCGACGACCTCAACGCCGGTTATCCTGACGGCATCCCCAATCGCCTAAAGCTGCACATGAAGGATGGCCGCATCTATCAGATGACCGTCACGTATCCCCGCGGCCACGCCGGCAACCCCATGACCGATGACGAGGTCGAGTACAAGTTCTCGACGCTGGCCGAAGGCGTCATTCCCGAGCGATTGCAGCGCAAGCTGCTCGATCAGATGTGGTCGCTCGACAAGGCGCGGGATGTCCGCAAGCTCTGGGCGTTTCCGGTTTCAAAGTAA
- a CDS encoding glycosyltransferase: MDDALFILILLYFGGVLWLTYSLFSTIFLLRQQQQIAAAPRTGRDWPTIDVLVPVKDEADTIGACLQSILDQDYRATTGGTQIAGATSASNNAGRQDAAQTNASDSPPDGRPRLLVVNDRSTDNTAAAVQAVQDAHPHVKRLDIRELPEGLYGKPHALHALAPQLRGDVLAFVDSDLHLEPHCLRTLTHHLLQHNLDWVATMGRPEISRFWERLLVPLLGAITFAWYDPRKISDPAWPNAVGSALMICRASAYRAIGGHRAVINIYDEDSELIRIAKRAGQRVSFVMVPELFRQRHYGTLKRTIHGITRTLVGGLKTLPRIFITINSMFFVSVLPMVLLGAVGIAAARGATIPHGGLLAGIAALHLVVSTALIRVVHRTAGTGGSAVWLHPLGTLMMTYICLRAAVHLLRGARITWRGTSYERSPA, encoded by the coding sequence GTGGACGACGCCCTTTTTATCCTCATTCTCCTCTACTTCGGCGGCGTGCTGTGGCTCACCTACAGTCTGTTCAGCACGATTTTCCTCCTTCGACAACAGCAGCAGATCGCCGCCGCCCCGCGCACCGGGCGAGACTGGCCCACGATCGACGTGCTCGTCCCCGTCAAGGATGAAGCGGATACCATCGGCGCGTGCCTTCAATCCATCCTCGATCAGGACTATCGCGCCACCACCGGCGGCACGCAAATCGCCGGTGCGACCTCCGCTTCCAACAATGCCGGTAGACAGGACGCCGCGCAAACCAACGCGTCGGATTCGCCCCCCGACGGCCGGCCGCGCCTGCTCGTCGTGAACGATCGCTCGACCGACAACACCGCCGCCGCCGTGCAGGCGGTACAGGACGCCCACCCCCATGTGAAACGACTGGACATCCGCGAATTACCCGAAGGCCTGTACGGCAAGCCGCACGCGCTGCACGCACTCGCCCCGCAGCTTCGCGGCGACGTGCTGGCGTTTGTCGACAGCGATCTGCATCTCGAGCCACACTGCCTGCGCACGCTGACGCATCACCTGTTGCAGCACAATCTCGACTGGGTCGCGACGATGGGCCGGCCGGAGATTTCGCGCTTCTGGGAGCGGCTGCTCGTGCCGCTGCTGGGCGCGATCACCTTCGCCTGGTACGACCCGCGGAAGATCAGCGATCCAGCGTGGCCCAATGCCGTTGGCTCGGCACTGATGATCTGCCGCGCGTCGGCCTATCGCGCCATCGGCGGGCATCGCGCGGTCATCAACATCTACGACGAAGACAGCGAGCTGATCCGCATCGCCAAGCGCGCCGGCCAGCGCGTCAGCTTTGTCATGGTGCCCGAGCTGTTCCGTCAGCGGCATTACGGCACGCTGAAGCGCACCATTCACGGCATCACGCGCACCCTCGTCGGTGGATTGAAAACGCTCCCGCGCATTTTCATCACCATCAACTCGATGTTCTTCGTCTCCGTGCTGCCGATGGTGCTCCTGGGGGCCGTCGGCATCGCCGCCGCGCGCGGGGCGACGATCCCGCACGGCGGGCTCCTCGCGGGAATCGCCGCGCTGCACCTGGTCGTCTCCACCGCGCTCATTCGCGTCGTCCATCGCACGGCCGGAACCGGCGGCTCGGCCGTGTGGCTGCACCCACTGGGAACCCTGATGATGACATACATTTGCCTGCGAGCGGCCGTGCACCTGCTGCGCGGCGCGCGCATCACCTGGCGAGGGACCTCCTACGAACGCAGCCCTGCTTGA
- a CDS encoding acyl-CoA dehydrogenase family protein, translated as MSYELSEDLAAFRDLTRKFALEVIAPNARKWDEVKWLPEEVVAEMGRIGLLGVTIPEEYGGAGQGLLGMTVVTEELARWCGGTALFLAAHLGLCATHIRLAANEKQKAQWLPRLASGEVIGSWCLSEPDCGTDAEAMTTRAERTKTGWKLNGRKFWITNGKRAGVFVVTARTEPKRGARTISAFIVERDRPGLIVGEPEDKMGMRASDTVPVNFENCEIPEENLCGNYNEGYVDALRVLDRGRCTIGSLSVGLGRGCLEEAVKYAAERKSFGVPLHAHQAIAFKLADMETLVESARLLVRQAASTHDAGRPDKRLSSIAKLYASEMASRVGWESIQIHGGAGYVKDVCVERLVRDNKLCEIGEGSSEVQRMLIARAEFQRRRA; from the coding sequence ATGAGTTATGAGCTGTCGGAAGACCTTGCCGCGTTTCGCGATCTGACCCGTAAGTTCGCTCTGGAAGTCATCGCGCCCAATGCCCGGAAGTGGGACGAGGTGAAATGGCTGCCGGAGGAAGTCGTCGCCGAAATGGGTCGAATCGGTTTGCTCGGGGTCACCATTCCGGAAGAGTACGGCGGCGCGGGTCAGGGGTTGCTGGGCATGACGGTCGTGACGGAGGAACTGGCCCGCTGGTGCGGTGGGACGGCCTTGTTCCTCGCGGCGCACCTGGGACTGTGTGCGACGCACATTCGGCTGGCGGCGAACGAGAAGCAAAAGGCCCAGTGGCTGCCGAGGCTGGCGTCGGGCGAGGTCATCGGCTCGTGGTGTTTGAGCGAGCCGGACTGCGGAACCGATGCCGAGGCGATGACGACGCGCGCCGAGCGGACGAAGACCGGCTGGAAGCTGAACGGTCGCAAGTTCTGGATCACGAACGGAAAGCGCGCCGGGGTCTTTGTGGTGACGGCGCGGACGGAGCCGAAGCGCGGGGCTCGGACGATCTCGGCGTTCATCGTGGAGCGTGATCGGCCAGGTCTGATCGTCGGTGAGCCGGAAGACAAGATGGGTATGCGCGCGAGCGACACGGTCCCGGTGAATTTCGAGAATTGCGAGATACCCGAGGAGAACCTCTGCGGGAACTACAACGAGGGGTACGTGGATGCGCTGCGCGTACTGGATCGCGGGCGATGCACGATCGGGTCGCTCTCGGTGGGGCTGGGTCGCGGCTGCCTGGAGGAGGCGGTGAAGTACGCGGCGGAGCGCAAAAGCTTCGGAGTTCCGCTGCACGCCCATCAGGCGATTGCATTCAAGCTGGCGGACATGGAGACGCTGGTGGAATCGGCGCGGCTGCTGGTTCGTCAGGCGGCGAGCACGCACGACGCGGGGCGTCCGGACAAGCGATTGAGTTCGATCGCCAAGTTGTACGCGTCGGAGATGGCGAGCCGGGTGGGTTGGGAGTCGATCCAGATTCACGGTGGTGCGGGGTATGTGAAGGATGTGTGCGTGGAGCGGCTGGTGCGTGACAACAAGTTGTGCGAGATCGGGGAGGGGTCGAGCGAGGTTCAGCGGATGCTGATCGCTCGTGCGGAGTTTCAGCGGCGCAGGGCGTGA
- a CDS encoding cobalamin-binding protein: MRIVSLLPSATEIVCALGLGDQLVGVTHECDYPPAVRSLPKVTHTLIPTDAASRDIDEMVRAQLKTDRTLYKLDPATLERVQPDLIVTQTLCDVCAVAASDVAAAVCRLPGRPKVVNLEPTRLEDVFESMLTVGEAAGVAHRAMKVVSELKARVAMVATRASRIAKRPRVVLLEWIDPPFSSGHWSPELVELAGGREMLGRAGERSRGVDWEEIVRADPEVLVVACCGFDIERTKRDLPILRGHAGYEGLSCVRAGRIHVVDGNAYFSRPGPRLVESLELLAELIHPSAGIMTAAAARAHGVAPLP; encoded by the coding sequence ATGCGTATTGTTTCATTGTTACCGAGCGCGACCGAGATCGTGTGCGCGCTGGGCCTGGGCGACCAACTGGTCGGCGTGACGCATGAATGCGATTATCCGCCGGCGGTGCGCAGCTTGCCGAAGGTGACGCACACGCTGATTCCCACCGACGCGGCCAGTCGCGACATCGACGAGATGGTCCGCGCGCAACTCAAGACAGATCGCACACTTTACAAGCTCGATCCGGCGACGCTGGAGCGCGTGCAGCCCGACCTGATCGTCACGCAAACGTTGTGCGATGTCTGTGCCGTGGCGGCGTCGGACGTCGCCGCTGCGGTGTGCAGGCTGCCCGGCCGGCCGAAGGTGGTCAATCTCGAACCGACTCGTCTGGAAGATGTCTTCGAGAGCATGCTCACCGTGGGGGAGGCGGCGGGGGTTGCTCATCGCGCGATGAAAGTGGTCTCTGAATTGAAAGCGCGTGTGGCGATGGTTGCGACGCGAGCGAGCCGTATCGCGAAGCGTCCGCGCGTGGTGCTGCTGGAGTGGATCGATCCGCCATTTTCGAGCGGGCACTGGTCGCCGGAGCTGGTCGAGCTGGCGGGCGGTCGGGAGATGCTCGGCCGCGCGGGCGAGCGTTCGCGCGGCGTCGATTGGGAGGAAATCGTGCGGGCCGATCCGGAGGTGCTCGTGGTGGCGTGCTGCGGTTTTGATATCGAGCGAACGAAGCGTGACCTGCCGATCTTGCGGGGCCATGCAGGATACGAGGGGCTTTCGTGCGTGCGAGCGGGACGGATTCATGTGGTGGATGGCAATGCCTATTTCAGCCGGCCCGGTCCAAGACTGGTGGAGAGTCTGGAGCTTCTCGCCGAGTTGATTCATCCGTCGGCGGGCATCATGACTGCCGCCGCAGCGAGGGCACACGGCGTTGCCCCGTTGCCGTGA
- a CDS encoding thiolase family protein yields MTRSVIVEARRSPMGKLLGALSPLSATDIGAQVAKATLEAIQCPVEAVDWALIGQVLQAGAGQNPARQVALKAGLPETITAVTVNQVCGSGMRAAMNADNNIRLGEATTILTGGIESMSNAPYYVRGTRTGAVKFGHMTMEDGMVSDGLTCPFEKWGMGNAAEYTARKYGVSRDDQDAYSLESHRRAAAAAKAGHFNRTIAAIEVPGRKGPMVLAEDESIRSDVTLDDLKKLKPAFEKDGTITAGNSSQLTDGAAMALITSEAEAAKRGWPVRARIVAHTTFGVAPKELFIAPVGAVRGAVEKAGWKMKDVDLFEINEAFAAQMLACMRQLEIPHEKVNVLGGAIALGHPIGCSGTRVIVTLINALEVLGRKRGVASLCLGGGNAVAMAIEVP; encoded by the coding sequence ATGACACGCAGCGTGATAGTCGAAGCACGTCGCAGCCCGATGGGCAAGCTTCTGGGAGCGTTAAGCCCGCTTAGCGCGACGGACATCGGGGCGCAAGTGGCGAAAGCGACGCTTGAGGCGATCCAGTGTCCTGTCGAAGCAGTGGATTGGGCGCTGATCGGTCAGGTGCTTCAGGCCGGGGCGGGTCAGAACCCGGCGCGACAGGTGGCGCTGAAGGCGGGCCTGCCGGAGACGATCACGGCGGTGACGGTGAATCAGGTTTGCGGATCGGGCATGCGCGCGGCGATGAACGCGGACAACAACATTCGTCTCGGTGAGGCGACGACGATTCTGACTGGCGGCATCGAGAGCATGTCGAACGCGCCGTACTACGTGCGCGGTACGCGAACGGGCGCGGTGAAGTTCGGGCACATGACGATGGAAGACGGCATGGTGTCCGACGGCCTGACATGCCCGTTTGAGAAATGGGGCATGGGCAACGCGGCGGAGTACACGGCGCGAAAATACGGTGTGAGCCGCGACGACCAGGATGCATACTCGCTGGAGAGCCATCGCCGCGCGGCGGCTGCTGCCAAGGCGGGGCACTTCAATCGAACGATTGCCGCGATCGAAGTGCCGGGCCGCAAGGGGCCGATGGTGCTGGCGGAAGATGAGTCGATCCGGTCGGATGTGACGCTGGATGACCTCAAGAAACTCAAGCCCGCCTTCGAGAAAGACGGCACGATCACGGCGGGAAACTCGTCGCAATTGACGGACGGGGCCGCCATGGCGCTGATTACGTCGGAGGCCGAGGCAGCGAAGCGGGGCTGGCCGGTGCGAGCGCGGATCGTCGCGCACACGACGTTCGGCGTGGCGCCGAAGGAGCTGTTCATCGCGCCGGTGGGGGCGGTTCGCGGTGCGGTGGAGAAGGCCGGCTGGAAGATGAAGGACGTGGATCTGTTCGAGATCAACGAGGCGTTTGCGGCGCAGATGCTGGCGTGCATGCGTCAGTTGGAGATTCCGCACGAGAAGGTGAACGTGCTGGGCGGGGCGATCGCGCTGGGGCACCCGATCGGATGCAGCGGGACGCGGGTGATCGTGACGCTGATCAACGCATTGGAGGTTCTGGGTCGCAAGCGGGGCGTGGCGTCGCTGTGCCTGGGCGGGGGGAACGCGGTGGCGATGGCGATCGAGGTGCCGTAA
- a CDS encoding thioredoxin family protein — protein MTLRKNIGLMAITGVAAIAVAGVGLLMAGPRDGKGRKTEPASTAALKIGDKAPEFTLKDTEGKEHKLSDYTKKGKIVVIEWFNSGCPFIKLHHEKQTTVADLYKDFKDKDVAFIAINSTNSGHSDFGKDADAKTRWKIEFPILIDSDGKVGHAYGAKTTPHMFVIDKNGMLAYQGAMDNDPRMDKKDAEKVNYVRAALNDLTAGKKVATPETKPYGCSVKY, from the coding sequence ATGACCCTACGAAAGAACATCGGACTGATGGCAATCACCGGCGTTGCGGCCATCGCCGTGGCAGGCGTCGGTCTGCTCATGGCCGGCCCGCGCGACGGCAAAGGCAGGAAGACTGAACCAGCGTCGACGGCTGCGCTCAAGATCGGCGACAAGGCCCCGGAGTTCACCCTGAAGGACACCGAGGGCAAGGAGCACAAACTTAGCGATTACACCAAGAAGGGGAAGATCGTCGTGATCGAGTGGTTCAACTCCGGCTGCCCCTTCATCAAGCTCCACCACGAAAAGCAGACAACCGTCGCCGATCTGTACAAGGACTTCAAGGACAAGGACGTCGCCTTCATCGCCATCAATTCCACCAACTCCGGCCATTCGGACTTCGGCAAGGACGCCGACGCGAAAACCAGGTGGAAGATAGAGTTTCCAATTCTCATTGACTCCGACGGCAAGGTCGGCCATGCCTACGGCGCCAAGACCACGCCGCACATGTTTGTGATCGATAAGAACGGCATGCTGGCATACCAGGGCGCGATGGACAACGATCCGCGCATGGACAAGAAGGACGCCGAAAAGGTGAACTACGTCCGCGCGGCGCTGAACGATCTGACCGCCGGGAAGAAGGTCGCCACGCCGGAGACCAAGCCCTACGGCTGCAGCGTGAAGTACTGA
- a CDS encoding MBL fold metallo-hydrolase, whose translation MTLLDGGGLWLDGGAMFGIIPKPMWSRLVEVDEANRIPLATTCVLVETGGRRVLIETGVGAASKYEEKERGFFRLSPFGLMDSLCAAGIDPATIDVVVLTHLHFDHAGGGTVADGRGGFLPAFPRAKYIVQRGEWDDAVNHHAVMTGTYRKENLAPLERAGILSLVEGEAEIAPGVSVRPLPGHTRHQQGVVLRGGGVTIVLPADLMPTSAHVGLRYNMAYDLLPYENMQAKGRLLEEAVRNDWRLLLGQDPHEALWRVALDGKGRHRLLPCRD comes from the coding sequence ATGACGCTGCTCGACGGCGGTGGGTTGTGGCTGGATGGCGGGGCAATGTTCGGCATTATTCCCAAGCCGATGTGGTCCAGGCTGGTGGAAGTCGATGAGGCCAATCGCATCCCGCTCGCGACGACGTGCGTGCTGGTGGAAACGGGGGGTCGGCGCGTGCTGATCGAAACGGGCGTCGGCGCGGCGTCGAAGTATGAAGAGAAGGAGCGGGGGTTCTTTCGCCTGTCGCCGTTCGGATTGATGGACTCGCTCTGCGCGGCAGGGATCGACCCCGCCACGATTGACGTGGTCGTCCTCACGCATCTTCATTTCGATCATGCGGGGGGTGGGACGGTGGCGGATGGACGAGGCGGATTCCTGCCGGCGTTTCCGCGCGCGAAGTACATCGTGCAACGCGGCGAGTGGGACGATGCCGTCAACCATCACGCTGTGATGACGGGAACCTATCGCAAGGAAAACCTCGCGCCCCTGGAGCGTGCCGGTATTCTGTCACTCGTCGAGGGGGAGGCCGAGATCGCGCCGGGGGTTTCGGTGCGGCCGCTGCCGGGTCATACGCGGCATCAGCAGGGCGTGGTGCTTCGCGGCGGCGGGGTGACGATTGTGCTGCCGGCCGATCTGATGCCGACCTCGGCACACGTCGGATTGCGGTACAACATGGCCTATGACTTGCTGCCGTACGAGAACATGCAGGCGAAGGGCCGCCTGCTGGAAGAGGCGGTTCGGAACGACTGGCGCTTGTTGCTGGGCCAGGATCCGCATGAGGCGCTGTGGCGTGTGGCATTGGATGGAAAGGGTCGCCATCGGCTCTTGCCGTGTCGGGACTGA